A window of the Capricornis sumatraensis isolate serow.1 chromosome 9, serow.2, whole genome shotgun sequence genome harbors these coding sequences:
- the LOC138085626 gene encoding olfactory receptor 7A10-like — MVPRNLTHVSGFLLLGFSEETELQPIIFGLFLSMYLITVFGNLLIILAVSSDSHLHTPMYFFLSNLSFVDICFTSTTIPKMLWNIQTQNKVITYEGCITQVYFFALFVGLDDFLLTVMAYDRFVAICHPLHYTVIMSAQLCGLLVLVSWVINVLHSFLQTLMVLSLSFDREVIIPHYFCELKQLVQLACSDTFLNDMVMYFATVLLGGAPLAGILYSYSKIVSSICEISSAQGKYKAFSTCASHLSVVSLFYCTCLGVYLSSAATQSSHSSATASVMYTVVTPMLNPFIYSLRNKDINTALKAFFRRTMIKTPVVLS, encoded by the coding sequence ATGGTACCAAGGAACCTAACACATGTTTCaggttttcttcttctgggattctcaGAGGAAACAGAACTGCAGCCCATCATATTTGGGCTTTTCCTCTCCATGTACCTGATCACTGTGTTTGGAAACTTGCTCATCATCCTGGCTGTCAGCTCAgactcccacctccacaccccaaTGTATTTCTTTCTCTCCAACCTGTCCTTTGTAGACATCTGCTTCACCTCCACGACCATCCCAAAGATGCTGTGGAACATCCAGACCCAGAACAAAGTTATCACCTATGAAGGTTGCATCACCCAGGTGTATTTTTTCGCACTGTTTGTAGGGTTGGATGACTTCCTCCTAACGGTAATGGCTTATGACCGATTTGTAGCCATCTGCCACCCCCTGCACTACACGGTCATCATGAGTGCCCAGCTCTGTGGACTGCTGGTTCTTGTTTCCTGGGTCATCAATGTCCTACATTCCTTCTTGCAAACTTTAATGGTGTTGAGTTTGTCCTTCGACAGAGAGGTGATAATCCCTCACTATTTCTGTGAACTGAAACAGTTGGTCCAGCTTGCGTGTTCTGACACCTTTCTTAATGACATGGTGATGTATTTTGCAACTGTCCTGCTGGGAGGTGCCCCCTTAGCTGGCATCCTTTACTCTTACTCGAAGATAGTGTCCTCCATATGTGAAATCTCATCAGCTCAGGGGAAGTATAAAGCATTTTCCACCTGTGCATCTCACCTCTCAGTTGTCTCCTTATTTTATTGTACATGTTTAGGAGTGTACCTTAGCTCTGCTGCTACCCAAAGCTCACACTCAAGTGCAACAGCCTCAGTGATGTACACGGTGGTCacacccatgctgaaccccttcaTCTACAGTCTGAGGAACAAGGATATAAACACTGCTCTGAAAGCATTCTTTAGGAGGACAATGATTAAAACACCAGTTGTTCTAAGCTGA